A window of Lagopus muta isolate bLagMut1 chromosome 16, bLagMut1 primary, whole genome shotgun sequence contains these coding sequences:
- the RALY gene encoding RNA-binding protein Raly isoform X2 — protein sequence MSLKVQTSNITNKNDPKSINSRVFIGNLNTAVVKKSDVETIFSKYGRVVGCSVHKGYAFVQYSNERHARAAVLGENGRVLAGQTLDINMAGEPKPNRPKGLKRAASTLYSGYDFDYDYYRDDFYDRLFEYRGRVSPVPRVVPVKRPRVTIPLVRRVKATLPVKLFARSAAIANSSAKLKLKCSELQTIKTELTQIKSNIDALLGRLEQIAEEQKQSTEVRKKVDGSKSEVSQEDTASEAEVNTEEPLNGDEGEEEGLARDECEDELENSHYTDVDDARLQ from the exons ATGTCATTGAAGGTGCAGACAAGCAACATAACAAACAAGAATGACCCCAAGTCCATCAACTCCAGAGTCTTCATTGGCAATCTCAACACAGCTGTGGTCAAGAAGTCAGACGTGGAGACCATTTTCTCCAAGTACGGCCGCGTGGTGGGCTGCTCCGTTCACAAGGGCTACGCCTTCGTACAGTACTCCAATGAAAGGCACGCACGTGCCGCCGTGCTGGGTGAGAACGGACGCGTGCTTGCAGGCCAGACACTGG ATATCAACATGGCTGGGGAACCTAAACCTAACAGACCTAAAGGGCTGAAGAGAGCAGCCTCCACATTATACAG CGGCTATGACTTCGACTATGACTATTACAGAGACGACTTCTACGACAG GCTCTTTGAGTACCGGGGCCGGGTGTCTCCGGTGCCCAGGGTGGTTCCAGTGAAGCGGCCGCGGGTCACCATTCCCCTCGTCCGGCGTGTGAAGGCAACTCTCCCTGTCAAGCTCTTTGCTAGATCGGCTGCCATTGCCAACAGCTCAGCCAAGCTGAAAT TGAAGTGCAGTGAGCTTCAAACCATCAAAACTGAGCTGACACAGATCAAATCCAACATCGATGCTCTGCTGGGCCGGCTGGAGCAGATTGCTGAAGAACAGAAGCAGTCCACAG AGGTACGGAAGAAGGTGGACGGCAGCAAAAGCGAAGTCTCGCAAGAGGACACAGCGTCAGAGGCAGAGGTCAACACGGAGGAGCCACTGAATGGAGatgagggagaggaggagggccTTGCACGGGATGAGTGTGAAGATGAACTG